The DNA segment CCCCCAATAGCTTCCCCACTCGTCAGAATCCAGCAACGTACCGTTCACCCACACCCTTCTTATAGTGACGTCTTGTGTTCCATTGTTCCATAAAACAAATGTAGTCTGCCTAATCTCTCCCTCAGAGTTAACAGTCCAACCTTCAACCCCTGAAAGCCTTAGACTCTCGTAAGAAATCAGGATGGGGAGGATATAGAACCAGAAGACACCTGCAAATATGATAAACACCACAACAACGATGAATGCTTTAAACCTTAAACTCCTGTGAGGCTTCTCAGACTCCATAAAATCACTAACTAATTATTTACAACACAAATTCTATAAACTTTTCCATGCCATATGACTTAACGGCGAAACTTTTACGAAAATAATGAAAACTATGCGATTTTGATGGCTCTTTGCCTATCTCTTCAAGCATACATATGTTTAGTTCCTATGAGGATGGTCTAGTCTCTGTGTAGAGAAAACGCAAAACAACTACTCACGCTTAACATAACACTGCATAATATTCGGACAAACCGCACACACATCAGGAATTCCAGCACCCTCAGGCAAACCCCGCAAATACCCCAAAAAATGCCTACAACTCTTAGAAGGCCTAGAAGCCCGATGACTCGAAACAGCCTCCCCTAATCCCTTATTCCCCACCTCCAACCGCGACAACAACAAATCATCATCCTCAGCCTCCACATGCACACGCCCCAAGCCACCACCCTCCATAGACAACTCCAACCGCAACAAACAATGCGGACAAGCATAATGCGTCTCCCGAGGAAGCTTAGAACAATCCGTAACCAACACAGGCTGCCTAAACGACCGCCCACACTTAGAATAAGGACAAACCAAGCCCTCGGACTTCAAAGCACCCAACTTCATAGCGTCTAGTGATACTTCAGATACTGATTCCTAATAAACATTACTGTAGAAACGCACAACACAAATACAACAAACAAAATGAAACATAAGTAACGTAAAGACTAAATATCCCCCCATTCCATTGATGGGCGGAATATAAGCGCAAAGTTGAGACAAGTATTATGCAGCCAGAAAGGTATCAAGAAAAGTCTAGTTTGTTGAAAATTGTATCTGAAAAAGCAGAGTTGGAGGAAGGCGAAGAAGGCGTTAGAAAAATACTCCGCGAAGTTTTCAGAAGGCAGAAAATAAGCACAAAGGAACTTGCCTACCTCACTCATCTCCCCGTGCCAGTCACCGCAGCTGTCAGAAGAGAGCTAGAAAATGAAGGTTTGCTAGCCAGAAACGGAGGCGCTTTTTTAACAGAAAAAGGAGAGAAATTCGTCAAAAATCAACTGGGGTTAGTTTATCCACAAAGATTCACATGCCCAACTTGTCAAGGTAGAAGCATCCAAGTTCCAGACGAATTCACACCTGTTTTAGAAAAACTCAGAAAACACTTGAGCACACGACCAAAACCATTGCCATGGCTGGATCAAACCCACGGAACACCCGAAACAGCTTTTCTAAGAGCCCTCTTCATGCTGGAAAATGGCGACGTTGAAGGGGAAAGAATCATATTTTTAGGCGACGACGACTTTACATCAATCGCAGTTGGATTGCTAAGAGCTGCAAAAGAAATAACAGTTGTAGATGTAGACCCAAGAATACTTGAGGCTATTCAACTAATTTCTAAAAAGGAAAACCTCCACGTAGACTGTGTTGAATGCGATCTTAGGAAACCGTTTCTCCAAAATCTACAGCATAGATACGATGTTGTCTTCACCGACCCACCTTACACAGTTGCTGGTCTAACCCTGTTTGTTTCTCGAGGCATAACAGCCCTTAAACGGCGAAAAGGCGCAAGCATATACTTGGCTTTTTCTCATCAATCTCCTAAAAAGATGTTGACGATACAGAAAACTCTGATTGCTATGGGGCTTGCAATTGTTGAACAGATTCCTAGATTTAACATTTATGAAGGCGCGGAGATGTTTGCCAACACAACTTTTCTATCACAACTTAAAACTACTGAAAAAACAAAACCGTTAGTAACAGGAGCTTTCGGTAATAAGCTCTATACTGGTGAAATTACCCAAACTATACGAACATATCAATGTCGATGCGGTGAACAAGTAAAAGTGGGTGCAACTGGAACATTTAGAACAGTTGAAGAACTGAAAGCAAGAGGATGTCCTAAGTGTGGAAAAACGAAAGGCTTCAAGCTGATAAAGAAGCAAAAA comes from the Candidatus Bathyarchaeota archaeon genome and includes:
- a CDS encoding GNAT family N-acetyltransferase, with the translated sequence MQPERYQEKSSLLKIVSEKAELEEGEEGVRKILREVFRRQKISTKELAYLTHLPVPVTAAVRRELENEGLLARNGGAFLTEKGEKFVKNQLGLVYPQRFTCPTCQGRSIQVPDEFTPVLEKLRKHLSTRPKPLPWLDQTHGTPETAFLRALFMLENGDVEGERIIFLGDDDFTSIAVGLLRAAKEITVVDVDPRILEAIQLISKKENLHVDCVECDLRKPFLQNLQHRYDVVFTDPPYTVAGLTLFVSRGITALKRRKGASIYLAFSHQSPKKMLTIQKTLIAMGLAIVEQIPRFNIYEGAEMFANTTFLSQLKTTEKTKPLVTGAFGNKLYTGEITQTIRTYQCRCGEQVKVGATGTFRTVEELKARGCPKCGKTKGFKLIKKQKIKDTLAERLTLRNFKWTDFPAILEFEREIARKSFPEAPILDEEYHRQKLEKASKREPNRLKVALLDNDIVGWLWLRTEEDRNTNEKFGYIKAIIVKPEHRHQGFGRKLMEAAKHYFFNKGIQRIDLIVSATNHDAASFFEEVGFEREHSTMRIRLKNEEK